The Marmota flaviventris isolate mMarFla1 chromosome 5, mMarFla1.hap1, whole genome shotgun sequence genome includes the window CCTGGAGGGCCGGCTGTCAGGTTCCAGGCTGCATTAACTGAGCTGGGTTCCTATATGCCGAGTCTTTCCGTACGCTTCTGAACTACAAAGAGGACACTTGGTGATTCAGTTGGAAACAAAAAGTCCTTAATATGCATTTTAGTCATCAGGACGCAGGCTCAGCTCTTGGGCATCAGAAAAGTAAAACTACATCCATCTGGAGAGCGTGGATTTGTGTGTCCCACCTGACAAGAAGAGCGCACCCAGCCGGGCGAGCATTCCTTATCTGCTGCTTTCCAGGTTAATTCCAATCCCAGGGTTCATCTGTCTCTGTTCTATGTTCTGAATCCTTTTTCCTCATTACTCACATGTTTGAATGAAAGGAGCAGGGCATCTTTTCATTCAGAGCTCAGGAAGAAACCAAAAGCTTCTCAACTACAATCTCTCTGAGGGTGGGTGGTTTATGTCCTGTTTTTCATTGAGCAAAGCAATATGGATTTGGGAGCCTGGGGGAAGCCGACTTCAGGGGTCTGGAAAGGGTCTCGGTGTTGATCTCCTCCCTGCTTAGGGGTCTCCCTGCATTACCAGCGAGGGCTTTGTGTTGTGGGCGCTTGTCTTCTCACAAGAGAAGATTTTGACCAAGATGCAAGAGTTGGTAACAGTATAGCAAAGcttattagaaaagaaagaaacaaagcaaggAGAGTGTAGGTTGGCTCAGAGAGGAGACTGATGGCTCTGACTCCTTTGAGTCCCAGGTTTTACTGGGGTTTAAGGAGACGTTCCTGGGGAGTCCCACCTATGCACCACCTCTGAGCTCTGGATCAGACCCCTAAATCCCTACCGTATGATTCTACCCATAAGTGTCTGAGCAAAGCCCAGGTTTGGAGAAGATTCGCAGTCATAGTGAGAGTCTGTGACATGCTGAGGACCTAGAGGCACCCTTGGGCCATCTTGGCCTGTGCACACGGGTCCTAATTGGATGAGCTACTCAGCCCTGGAGGGTGTTGGCTTCTGCAGTCTCCGGCCAGGGAGGTCAGTGTTATTATCCTGGCCAACGCTCCTCCACCCTGAGAACAAGGCACCTTGGCACCGATTGCCAGACATCCCATTACCTTGAGTCAGAGCAGGATCAGGGTGACTTTATGTGAACTATCTGACAATCAGAAACCAAAACCAAGCTGGGAGTTAGCAAGTGTGCCCTTTTAGATCAACCATCGCCATCCATTTCTCTGGCACTCTGTCGACCTGCCACTGTCACCTGCTCTAATCACTTATCTCTGCTCCAGCCTCAGTGTGAGGGCGAACAGTGGGAGTTCCCCACCCAGCCTCTCACATGCTCTTCCAGGGTGGCAACACCCAGTTCCCAGAATTCTCTGAAAAGCACGTGTACCTGCTCATGTGGGCATTCACAAGGCCTGGCCTTGGGCCTCAGTGTTTCGGGAAGCTGCACTTACAAGATAGTGTTGAGCAAGAAAATGAAGACCTAACTGTGTAGTCCACCATCACAAGTGTAAACAGCAAACGTATAACACGACTGATGAGAATCAAACATAAGTCAGACTGCTTTCTAGTGATAAATTGATATTTGTTGTTAGCTAAGAAAATCTTAGATTGGGAACTCGGTATGCCTGTTGAACATCCTACTGAGAGCAGCATTAATCTCCCTGTTCCTCAGACTGTAGAGGATGGGGTTGGTGAAGGGGGGGACCATGGTGTAGAACATGGCTGTCAGCAGATTTTTAAGGGATCCTTCCGTTGCCACGGGCCCTAAGACAGCCACTGACCCAGAAATCACAAACAGGAGGAGAATCACCAGCTGTGGGACACAGGTGGATAAGGCTTTGCTGCGGGCTTCGGCCGAACAGATCTTGAGCACGGTTGAGAATATGTTGATATATGACATCAAGACGAAGACGGCACACACCACCACGAGGCCAGCACTTGCGGCAATGATGACGAACTCAGAAAACTGGACGTCGGGAGATGAGAGCCTCAAAATCTGAGGCATATCACAGAAATACTGGTGGATCAGGTTGGTCTTTGTAAAGGGAAGCCTGAACATGGAGCCCGTGTGGATGGCAGAGTAGACCAGCCCGCAGGCCCAGGAGCCGCCGGCGGCCTGAATGCACATGCCCGGCGTGACCACCAGCCCGTAGTGCAGAGGGTGGCAGATGGCAACGTAGCGGTCATAGGACATGACCACAAGGAGCGCAAACTCTACAGTGGCAAAAAGTATGTAAAGGAAGATCTGTGCAGCACATTCCTGCAGTGAGATGGCCCGACGGCCTGTCAAGGAATTAACAATGGATTTGGGAACAATCACTGAGATGCTGCCAAGGTCTAAGAGGGACAGATTGCTTATGAAGAAGTACATTGGAGCGTGAAGGCGTGTGTCTGTCACAATAAGAGCAACGGTGATAAGATTCCCCATCAAGGCTCCCAGATAGATCACCAGGAACAGCAGACCTTGCAAAACCTGGAGCTCCCGGGAGCTGGAGATGCCCACCAGGAGGAAGTAGGTGAAGGAGGTGACGTTGTCCATGCCTGCTAGTGAGCTGTCCCCAGAGCCACAGGCCAAGGATAGGATGCCACAGCCGAAGACACACAACCTAGGTGGGTGGAGTAAGGCATTGAGGTCAGGTGAATGCTCTACTTCTGCCTGGATTTTCTTCCCCGAATCTACTGATACCCTACTCTTTCTAATCCTCCTAGGATGAGAGAACCAAGCACATGAAGTATTCAAAATGAAACCCAGTCCCACGCCCCTTCCACTTGTTGATACATCTACTCTGTGGTGTAGAACGGCTTTCTAAACCCTCACTCTGAGGCGGGGCGTGATCAGGATCCCCCTTCCCTCCATCTGAGGGGTTATCCCAGACATTCTCAAAAGCTGCTGGGTTGTCCTCTGCCTTGAGCATGCCCTGAGCCCCTGAGTGGTGGCTGGCTTCTCTGGAAAGCGGTTCCATAGCCAGCTCAGGGGGTGGATCTGAGCTTCCCCTGGAGGTGAGTGGATCTAAGGGAGACCAGGTAGGCGGATCAGCCCCTTCACTTCCACTGTCCTTGAACCCAGGCTTGAGCCCATCACCGTGAAGAGCTGGTCTGATCCAGCACCTAACGACCGCTTCTGGTTGCCAAGGTGTGGCCA containing:
- the LOC114080292 gene encoding olfactory receptor 14I1-like translates to MDNVTSFTYFLLVGISSSRELQVLQGLLFLVIYLGALMGNLITVALIVTDTRLHAPMYFFISNLSLLDLGSISVIVPKSIVNSLTGRRAISLQECAAQIFLYILFATVEFALLVVMSYDRYVAICHPLHYGLVVTPGMCIQAAGGSWACGLVYSAIHTGSMFRLPFTKTNLIHQYFCDMPQILRLSSPDVQFSEFVIIAASAGLVVVCAVFVLMSYINIFSTVLKICSAEARSKALSTCVPQLVILLLFVISGSVAVLGPVATEGSLKNLLTAMFYTMVPPFTNPILYSLRNREINAALSRMFNRHTEFPI